In a genomic window of Colius striatus isolate bColStr4 chromosome 2, bColStr4.1.hap1, whole genome shotgun sequence:
- the IL22RA2 gene encoding interleukin-22 receptor subunit alpha-2 translates to MRGITLSSLCLLMHLLQDEITTTLVLENQDLRDSIKPQKVEFHSLNLHSTLHWQPGRAREARDTVYFVQYKVYGQSMWQNKDGCWGIQNHVCDLTNETSNVQEPYYGRVKAASAGIYSNWSLSCRFTPWRETMIGPPTVTVVRDNKSIKLKLQAPRSPYKRKRGSKIPMTNYYDLLYQVFIINNLLDEQYRVLVYEGKDKVIKIQDLRPGISYCVMAKTYVPILDRSSAYSSRQCTVLQ, encoded by the exons ATGAGGGGGATCACGCTTTCCTCCCTCTGCTTACTGATGCACTTGCTTCAGGATGAGATAACCA CAACTTTAGTTTTGGAAAACCAAGACCTGCGAGATTCCATTAAGCCACAGAAGGTAGAGTTCCATTCGCTAAACCTCCACAGCACTTTGCACtggcagcctgggagggccAGAGAGGCAAGAGACACAGTCTACTTTGTGCAGTATAAAGT GTATGGACAGAGCATGTGGCAAAACAAGGACGGCTGCTGGGGGATTCAAAACCATGTCTGTGACCTGACGAATGAGACCTCCAACGTTCAAGAGCCTTACTATGGCAGAGTGAAAGCTGCATCAGCTGGCATCTATTCCAACTGGAGCCTCAGCTGCAGATTCACTCCCTGGCGAGAAA CTATGATAGGACCTCCAACGGTAACTGTGGTTCGTGACAACAAATCCATAAAGCTAAAGCTCCAGGCTCCACGTTCTCCTTATAAAAGGAAGAGAGGCAGCAAGATACCAATGACAAATTATTATGATCTGCTATATCAAGTCTTCATAATTAACAACTTGCTAGACGAG CAATACAGAGTCCTggtatatgaaggaaaagacaagGTTATTAAAATACAAGATTTGAGGCCTGGAATCAGCTACTGTGTCATGGCTAAAACGTATGTGCCGATACTGGACCGCAGCAGTGCCTACAGCAGCAGGCAATGCACCGTTCTACAGTGA
- the IFNGR1 gene encoding interferon gamma receptor 1 isoform X2 — protein MWMPLVLGALLGVGSRGEQPSAVPSPSQVVVTSENFKTIVHWQYPPTSETPRFVVEVKSYLSGSYKIVSTCVNISAHFCDVSKEIDDVFDSHWFQVKAVVGSQESEYVETNEFILQRHGKIGPPKLNLSRHGDKIMVDIYHPAFPSMESLPLIGDLEPVYSVTFWDSKNQSKEEFSELPEDNCTMYKCSFMILIPAEGSTYCVSVKGKLYNGLMALAPSEESCIHVHLKQISSITYIIVLCSVILSLSLILTTYLCCKRLKKRNIKLPKSLVAVIRNLNTDILPESKYVSVVSIMPAQSALSVMGEETCVEVEPEEEAVSPEISSEKASSVPPLESPAIAEEVSVQESTEEASSDDEQNHKVKESYFTSSSQMDVCSNSSGPEVSAPEIQQATIPSSSLKFSGYDKPHVPLEMLIDVGEEQPVIAYRPTD, from the exons TGCCTTCACCATCGCAGGTTGTGGTAACATCTGAAAATTTCAAAACTATCGTTCATTGGCAGTACCCACCCACGTCTGAAACACCTCGTTTTGTTGTGGAAGTAAAATCTTACCT TTCAGGTTCCTATAAAATTGTCTCAACTTGCGTGAACATTTCAGCTCATTTTTGTGATGTCTCAAAGGAGATAGATGACGTCTTTGACTCACACTGGTTTCAAGTTAAAGCTGTTGTTGGATCACAAGAGTCTGAGTATGTTGAGACAAACGAATTCATTTTGCAAAGACATG GAAAAATAGGACCACCAAAGCTGAATCTCTCAAGGCATGGCGATAAAATCATGGTTGATATTTACCATCCTGCATTCCCATCTATGGAGTCTCTTCCTTTAATCGGGGATTTAGAGCCCGTGTACTCAGTGACTTTTTGGGATAGTAAAAATCAG AGTAAAGAAGAGTTCTCTGAGCTCCCTGAAGACAACTGTACAATGTACAAATGTAGCTTCATGATCCTGATTCCTGCTGAAGGTTCCACTTACTGTGTTTCAGTGAAGGGCAAATTATATAATGGTCTGATGGCTCTTGCCCCATCAGAAGAAAGCTGCATTCATGTTCATCTCAAGCAGATATCGA GCATAACATATATCATCGTTCTGTGTAGTGTTATTCTGAGCCTGAGTCTAATTTTGACAACGTATCTTTGTTGCAAGAGGCTAAAGAAGAGGAACATAAAATTGCCTAAGTCTTTG GTCGCTGTGATACGAAACCTGAACACAGACATCCTTCCTGAATCAAAGTATGTATCTGTAGTAAGCATCATGCCAGCCCAGTCAGCATTGTCAGTGATGGGTGAAGAAACCTGTGTGGAGGTAGagccagaagaagaagctgTTAGTCCTGAGATTTCCAGTGAAAAAGCATCTTCTGTCCCTCCCCTAGAGTCACCAGCCATAGCAGAAGAGGTGTCTGTGCAGGAAAGCACAGAGGAAGCATCTTCTGATGATGAACAGAATCACAAAGTAAAAGAGAGTTATTTCACTTCTAGTAGCCAGATGGATGTGTGCAGTAACTCTTCAGGTCCAGAGGTTTCTGCCCCAGAAATACAACAAGCAACCATCCCAAGCAGCAGTCTCAAGTTTTCTGGCTATGACAAGCCTCATGTTCCATTAGAGATGTTGATAGATGTTGGTGAAGAACAGCCTGTGATTGCTTACAGGCCAACTGACTAA